From Aquabacter sp. L1I39, the proteins below share one genomic window:
- a CDS encoding SDR family oxidoreductase, whose translation MNTPLPLAGRSALVTGSTGGLGHAIAEYLVAQGARVMLTGLLPEAEMADEITRLNMLGGAAAYEPADISAPAALVGLIDGAQARHGAVDILVNNAVVRHTSPIEAYPPEKWELALAVNLSAPFHAIRRVLPGMREKGFGRILNVASVYSFKGIANRVDYVTTKTGLLGLTRTVALEVATDEITCNAVCPGVLPTPAITGKIAGIARDEGVSVEEATRAYLADRHPSGRFASMEAVAALVSFLCSPAARDINGAVLPVDGAWLAS comes from the coding sequence GTGAACACACCTCTCCCCCTCGCCGGCCGCAGCGCCCTCGTCACCGGCTCCACCGGCGGCCTCGGCCACGCCATCGCCGAATACCTCGTCGCCCAGGGCGCCCGTGTCATGCTCACCGGCCTCCTGCCCGAGGCGGAGATGGCGGACGAGATTACCCGCCTGAACATGCTGGGCGGCGCGGCCGCCTATGAGCCTGCCGATATTTCCGCCCCCGCCGCCCTCGTCGGCCTGATCGATGGGGCGCAGGCGCGGCATGGCGCGGTGGACATCCTCGTCAACAATGCGGTGGTGCGGCACACCTCGCCCATCGAGGCCTATCCGCCCGAAAAGTGGGAGCTGGCGCTGGCGGTGAACCTGTCCGCGCCCTTCCATGCCATCCGCCGGGTGCTGCCGGGCATGCGGGAGAAGGGCTTCGGACGCATCCTCAACGTGGCCTCGGTCTATAGCTTCAAGGGCATCGCCAACCGGGTGGACTATGTGACCACCAAGACCGGCCTTCTCGGCCTCACCCGCACGGTGGCGCTGGAGGTGGCGACGGACGAGATCACCTGCAACGCGGTCTGCCCCGGCGTGCTGCCCACCCCCGCCATTACCGGCAAGATCGCCGGCATCGCGCGGGACGAAGGGGTGAGCGTGGAGGAGGCCACCCGCGCCTATCTGGCCGACCGCCATCCCAGCGGGCGCTTTGCCTCCATGGAGGCGGTGGCGGCGCTGGTTTCCTTCCTGTGCAGCCCCGCCGCCCGCGACATCAATGGCGCCGTGCTGCCGGTGGATGGCGCCTGGCTCGCCAGCTGA
- a CDS encoding N-acyl homoserine lactonase family protein: MTAIEPFELFAIRYGTNSGRLECQNVLGGAPDKMGSDLSYYVWVARRSDAVFVIDTGMDQATADARKRTLLRRPADALALLGIDAKAIDHVIITHLHFDHAGTLGDFPRARFHVQDGEVSFATGRCMCHEPLRHAYDVEHVVSFVRCVYAGRVAFHEGAEEIVPGLTVHRTGGHAKGLQVVRVLTKRGHVVVASDASHLYQNMEGRLAFPVVHSIEDLMEGYETLYRLASSPDHVIPGHDPLVMSLYPPPAPELEGIVARLDVPPRARG; the protein is encoded by the coding sequence ATGACCGCCATCGAGCCGTTCGAGCTGTTCGCCATCCGCTACGGCACCAATTCCGGCCGGCTGGAGTGCCAGAACGTGCTGGGCGGCGCCCCCGACAAGATGGGGTCGGACCTGTCTTATTATGTCTGGGTGGCCCGCCGCTCGGACGCGGTGTTCGTCATCGACACCGGCATGGACCAGGCCACCGCCGATGCCCGCAAGCGCACATTGCTGCGCCGGCCCGCCGATGCGCTGGCCCTGCTGGGCATCGACGCCAAGGCCATTGACCACGTCATCATCACCCACCTGCATTTCGACCATGCGGGCACGCTGGGAGACTTCCCCCGCGCCCGCTTCCATGTGCAGGACGGCGAGGTGAGCTTTGCCACCGGGCGGTGCATGTGCCACGAGCCGCTGCGGCATGCTTATGACGTGGAGCATGTGGTCTCCTTCGTGCGCTGCGTCTATGCGGGGCGGGTCGCCTTCCATGAGGGGGCCGAGGAGATCGTGCCCGGCCTCACCGTCCACCGCACGGGCGGCCATGCCAAGGGCCTCCAGGTGGTCCGCGTGCTGACGAAGCGCGGCCATGTGGTGGTGGCCTCCGATGCTTCCCACCTCTACCAGAACATGGAAGGCCGCCTCGCCTTCCCGGTGGTCCATTCCATCGAGGACCTCATGGAGGGCTACGAGACCCTCTATCGCCTCGCCTCGTCGCCGGACCATGTGATCCCCGGCCATGACCCGCTGGTGATGAGCCTTTATCCCCCGCCCGCGCCGGAACTGGAGGGCATCGTCGCCCGCCTCGACGTGCCGCCCCGGGCGCGGGGCTGA
- a CDS encoding carboxymuconolactone decarboxylase family protein → MAMRPEFETEMFQKGLAVRREVLGSAYVDRSVANADDFTAPLQKLVTEWCWGEIWNRPGLDRRTRSFLNLAMLTALNRPHEIRLHVRGAINNGLTQEELKEIVLQAAIYCGVPAALDAMKVVVEVINEMKASGELK, encoded by the coding sequence ATGGCGATGCGTCCCGAATTTGAAACCGAGATGTTCCAGAAGGGCCTCGCCGTGCGGCGCGAAGTGCTGGGCTCCGCCTATGTGGACCGCTCGGTGGCCAATGCCGACGATTTCACCGCCCCGCTCCAGAAGCTCGTCACCGAATGGTGCTGGGGCGAGATCTGGAACCGCCCGGGCCTCGACCGGCGCACCCGCTCCTTCCTCAACCTCGCCATGCTCACGGCGCTGAACCGCCCGCACGAGATCCGCCTCCATGTGCGCGGCGCCATCAATAATGGCCTGACCCAGGAAGAGCTGAAGGAAATCGTGCTCCAGGCCGCCATCTATTGCGGCGTGCCGGCGGCACTGGACGCCATGAAGGTGGTGGTGGAGGTCATCAATGAGATGAAGGCCTCCGGCGAGCTGAAGTAG
- the tuf gene encoding elongation factor Tu, with protein sequence MAKEKFNRSKPHCNIGTIGHVDHGKTSLTAAITKILAETGGATFTAYDQIDKAPEEKARGITISTAHVEYETTNRHYAHVDCPGHADYVKNMITGAAQMDGAILVVSAADGPMPQTREHILLARQVGVPALVVFLNKCDMVDDPELLELVEMEVRELLSKYDFPGDDIPIVRGSALVALENGNPDLGKNAILKLMEEVDAYIPQPERPIDQPFLMPIEDVFSISGRGTVVTGRVERGIIKVGEEVEIVGIRPTVKTTVTGVEMFRKLLDQGQAGDNVGILLRGTKREDVERGQVVCKPGSVKPHTKFKAEAYILTKEEGGRHTPFFTNYRPQFYFRTTDVTGVCTLPEGTEMVMPGDNVSMDVHLIVPIAMEEKLRFAIREGGRTV encoded by the coding sequence ATGGCCAAAGAGAAATTCAACCGCTCGAAGCCGCACTGCAACATCGGCACGATCGGTCACGTTGACCACGGCAAGACGTCGCTGACGGCTGCGATCACGAAGATCCTGGCTGAGACGGGCGGCGCGACGTTCACGGCGTATGACCAGATCGACAAGGCGCCGGAAGAGAAGGCGCGCGGCATCACGATCTCGACGGCGCACGTGGAATACGAGACCACGAACCGGCACTATGCGCACGTGGACTGCCCCGGCCACGCCGACTATGTGAAGAACATGATCACCGGCGCGGCGCAGATGGACGGCGCGATCCTGGTGGTGTCGGCGGCGGACGGCCCGATGCCGCAGACCCGCGAGCACATCCTGCTGGCCCGCCAGGTGGGCGTGCCCGCGCTGGTGGTGTTCCTGAACAAGTGCGACATGGTGGATGATCCCGAGCTTCTGGAGCTCGTGGAGATGGAAGTGCGCGAGCTTCTGTCCAAGTACGACTTCCCCGGCGACGACATCCCGATCGTGCGCGGCTCGGCCCTGGTGGCGCTGGAGAACGGCAATCCCGATCTCGGCAAGAACGCCATCCTGAAGCTGATGGAAGAGGTCGACGCCTACATTCCCCAGCCCGAGCGCCCGATCGACCAGCCCTTCCTGATGCCGATCGAAGACGTGTTCTCGATCTCCGGCCGCGGCACGGTGGTGACCGGTCGCGTGGAGCGCGGCATCATCAAGGTGGGCGAGGAAGTGGAAATCGTCGGCATCCGTCCGACCGTGAAGACCACGGTGACCGGCGTCGAAATGTTCCGCAAGCTGCTGGACCAGGGCCAGGCTGGCGATAACGTCGGCATCCTGCTGCGCGGCACCAAGCGCGAGGACGTGGAGCGTGGCCAGGTCGTGTGCAAGCCCGGCTCGGTGAAGCCCCACACCAAGTTCAAGGCCGAAGCCTACATCCTGACCAAGGAAGAGGGCGGCCGCCACACCCCGTTCTTCACCAACTATCGCCCGCAATTCTACTTCCGCACCACGGACGTGACGGGCGTGTGCACCCTGCCGGAAGGCACGGAAATGGTGATGCCGGGCGATAACGTCTCCATGGACGTGCACCTGATCGTGCCGATCGCCATGGAAGAGAAGCTGCGCTTCGCGATCCGCGAAGGTGGCCGCACGGT
- a CDS encoding EF-Tu C-terminal domain-related protein, whose protein sequence is MEEKLRFAIREGGRTVGAGVVASIIE, encoded by the coding sequence ATGGAAGAGAAGCTGCGCTTCGCGATCCGCGAAGGTGGCCGCACGGTGGGCGCCGGCGTCGTCGCCTCCATCATCGAGTGA
- the rpsJ gene encoding 30S ribosomal protein S10: MNGQNIRIRLKAFDHRILDASTREIVATAKRTGAQVRGPIPLPTRIEKFTVNRSPHIDKKSREQFEMRTHKRLLDIVDPTPQTVDALMKLDLAAGVDVEIKL, encoded by the coding sequence ATGAACGGCCAGAACATTCGGATCCGCCTCAAGGCGTTCGATCATCGCATTCTCGATGCCTCGACGCGCGAGATCGTCGCCACGGCCAAGCGCACGGGCGCGCAGGTGCGCGGTCCGATCCCGCTGCCGACGCGGATCGAGAAGTTCACGGTCAATCGCTCTCCGCACATCGACAAGAAGTCGCGCGAGCAGTTTGAGATGCGTACTCACAAGCGGTTGCTTGATATCGTCGATCCGACGCCCCAGACGGTGGACGCGCTGATGAAGCTCGACCTCGCCGCCGGCGTCGACGTCGAAATCAAGCTCTGA
- the rplC gene encoding 50S ribosomal protein L3 → MRSGVIAQKVGMTRIFTDAGEHVPVTVLKVESCQVVAHRTLDQNGYVAVQLGAGRRKPKNVTRAERGHFAVAEVEPKRTMAEFRVDESGLIPVGAEITADHFVVGQYVDVTGTTIGKGFAGGMKRHNFGGLRASHGVSISHRSIGSTGGRQDPGKTFKNKKMPGHMGHTTVTTQNLKVVMTDVERGLIAVEGAVPGHAGGWIMVRDAVKKRLPSEAPQPGAFKLRGAEEAAAPAAEATNEEGA, encoded by the coding sequence ATGCGGTCAGGCGTCATCGCCCAGAAGGTCGGCATGACTCGCATCTTCACGGATGCGGGTGAGCATGTTCCGGTCACGGTGCTTAAAGTTGAGAGCTGCCAGGTGGTTGCCCACCGCACGCTCGATCAGAACGGATATGTGGCGGTGCAGCTTGGCGCTGGCCGTCGCAAGCCGAAGAACGTCACGCGCGCCGAGCGCGGCCACTTTGCGGTGGCCGAGGTCGAGCCCAAGCGGACCATGGCGGAATTCCGCGTGGACGAATCCGGGCTGATCCCTGTCGGCGCCGAGATCACGGCTGACCACTTCGTTGTGGGCCAGTATGTGGACGTGACCGGCACGACCATCGGCAAGGGCTTTGCCGGCGGTATGAAGCGGCACAATTTCGGTGGTCTGCGCGCCTCTCACGGCGTGTCCATCTCCCACCGCTCCATCGGTTCGACCGGTGGCCGTCAGGACCCGGGCAAGACCTTCAAGAACAAGAAAATGCCTGGCCATATGGGTCACACCACGGTCACCACCCAGAACCTGAAGGTGGTGATGACGGACGTCGAGCGCGGTCTGATCGCGGTCGAGGGCGCCGTCCCCGGTCACGCCGGTGGCTGGATCATGGTGCGCGACGCGGTCAAGAAGCGCCTGCCGAGCGAGGCTCCTCAGCCCGGCGCGTTCAAGCTCCGCGGTGCTGAAGAAGCTGCGGCCCCGGCGGCCGAAGCGACCAATGAGGAGGGCGCGTGA
- the rplD gene encoding 50S ribosomal protein L4 — MELAVKTLDGADAGSVTVSDEIFGLEPRADILHRCVTWQLARRQAGTHRTKGRSEINRTSKKMYKQKGTGNARHGAASAPQFRGGGRAFGPVVRSHAIDLPKKVRALALKHALSSKVKAEQILVLDKVSLDDPKTKALKDRFEKLGIASVLVVDGSEVETNVALAARNLPYVDVLPIQGINVYDILRRDTLVLTKAALDALEARFK; from the coding sequence ATGGAACTCGCCGTCAAGACGCTCGATGGAGCTGATGCGGGGTCTGTGACCGTTTCGGACGAGATCTTTGGTCTCGAGCCGCGCGCCGACATCCTGCACCGCTGCGTGACCTGGCAGCTGGCGCGTCGCCAGGCCGGAACGCACCGGACCAAGGGCCGTTCGGAGATCAACCGGACGTCCAAGAAGATGTACAAGCAGAAGGGCACGGGTAATGCCCGTCACGGTGCGGCGTCTGCGCCGCAGTTCCGTGGCGGCGGCCGCGCCTTCGGCCCGGTGGTGCGTTCGCATGCCATCGACCTGCCGAAGAAGGTGCGCGCCCTCGCCCTGAAGCATGCGCTCTCGTCCAAGGTGAAGGCCGAGCAGATCCTTGTCCTCGACAAGGTCTCCCTCGACGATCCCAAGACGAAGGCGCTCAAGGATCGGTTCGAGAAGCTGGGCATCGCCTCGGTTCTCGTGGTGGACGGCTCCGAGGTGGAGACGAACGTCGCTCTGGCGGCGCGCAACCTGCCTTACGTGGACGTGCTGCCGATCCAGGGCATCAACGTTTACGACATCCTGCGGCGCGACACCCTGGTCCTGACCAAGGCCGCCCTGGACGCTCTGGAGGCGCGCTTCAAATGA
- a CDS encoding 50S ribosomal protein L23 encodes MSPQRNIEPRHYDVILSPVITEKATAHSEFNKVVFNVARTATKPEIKEAVERLFDVKVKSVNTLVRKGKVKIFKGRKGVQSDVKKAVVTLEEGQTIDVTTGL; translated from the coding sequence ATGAGCCCGCAGCGGAATATCGAGCCGCGTCATTACGACGTGATCCTCTCGCCCGTCATCACCGAAAAGGCGACGGCGCACAGCGAGTTCAACAAGGTCGTCTTCAACGTCGCCCGCACCGCCACCAAGCCTGAGATCAAGGAAGCGGTGGAGCGTCTGTTCGACGTCAAGGTCAAGAGCGTCAACACCCTCGTCCGCAAGGGCAAGGTGAAGATCTTCAAGGGCCGCAAGGGCGTGCAGTCGGATGTGAAGAAGGCGGTCGTGACCCTCGAAGAGGGCCAGACCATCGACGTCACCACCGGCCTGTGA
- the rplB gene encoding 50S ribosomal protein L2 yields MALKHFKPVTPSLRQLVIVDRSGLYKGKPVKTLTEGKSSSGGRNNTGRVTVRFRGGGHKQTYRIVDFKRSKRGVSATVERIEYDPNRTAFIALIKYEDGELAYILAPQRLAVGDAVIAAEQVDVKPGNAGALSNLPVGTIVHNVELKIGKGGQIARSAGSYAQIVGRDQGYVILRLNSGEQRLVHGACYATVGAVSNPDHMNISLGKAGRSRWLGQRPHNRGVTMNPVDHPHGGGEGRTSGGRNPVTPWGFPTKGKKTRSNKATDKFIVTSRHKRKK; encoded by the coding sequence ATGGCGCTGAAGCATTTCAAGCCGGTCACGCCGAGCCTTCGCCAGCTCGTGATCGTCGACCGCTCCGGCCTCTACAAAGGCAAGCCGGTGAAGACGCTGACCGAGGGCAAGAGCTCCTCGGGTGGCCGCAACAATACCGGTCGCGTGACCGTCCGCTTCCGTGGCGGCGGACACAAGCAGACCTATCGCATCGTCGACTTCAAGCGCTCCAAGCGCGGCGTGTCGGCGACCGTGGAGCGGATCGAATACGATCCGAACCGCACCGCCTTCATCGCCCTCATCAAGTATGAGGACGGCGAGCTGGCCTACATCCTGGCGCCGCAGCGCCTGGCCGTGGGCGATGCCGTGATCGCCGCCGAGCAGGTGGACGTGAAGCCCGGCAATGCCGGCGCCCTGTCCAACCTGCCGGTCGGAACGATCGTGCACAATGTCGAGCTGAAGATCGGCAAGGGCGGCCAGATCGCCCGGTCCGCGGGCAGCTACGCCCAGATCGTCGGCCGCGACCAGGGTTACGTCATCCTGCGCCTGAATTCGGGCGAGCAGCGCCTGGTTCATGGCGCCTGCTATGCCACGGTCGGCGCGGTGTCCAACCCGGACCACATGAACATCTCGCTCGGCAAGGCGGGACGTTCCCGGTGGCTCGGCCAGCGCCCGCACAATCGCGGCGTGACCATGAACCCGGTGGATCACCCGCACGGCGGCGGCGAAGGCCGCACCTCGGGTGGCCGCAACCCGGTCACGCCCTGGGGTTTCCCCACCAAGGGCAAGAAGACCCGCTCGAACAAGGCGACCGACAAGTTCATTGTCACGAGCCGCCACAAGCGGAAGAAGTGA
- the rpsS gene encoding 30S ribosomal protein S19: MSRAIWKGPFVDGYLLKKADTARASGRNDTIKIWSRRSTILPQFVGLTFGVYNGQKHVPVYVSEDMVGHKFGEFSPTRTYYGHAADKKSKRR, translated from the coding sequence ATGTCGAGAGCAATTTGGAAGGGCCCGTTCGTCGACGGCTATCTGCTGAAGAAGGCAGACACCGCGCGCGCTTCGGGTCGCAACGACACCATCAAGATCTGGAGCCGTCGCTCCACGATCCTCCCCCAGTTCGTCGGCCTTACTTTCGGCGTGTACAACGGCCAGAAGCACGTGCCGGTTTATGTGTCGGAAGACATGGTCGGCCACAAGTTTGGCGAGTTCTCGCCGACGCGCACCTATTACGGGCACGCGGCCGACAAGAAGTCGAAGCGGCGGTGA
- the rplV gene encoding 50S ribosomal protein L22, which translates to MGKQARARALADNEAKAVARNLRVSPQKLNLVAGLIRGKKVATALADLEFSRKRIARDVKKCLESAIANAENNHELDVDDLVVAEAHVGKGLVMKRFSPRARGRASRIEKPFSHITIVVREVEERA; encoded by the coding sequence ATGGGTAAGCAGGCAAGGGCGCGTGCGCTCGCTGACAATGAAGCCAAGGCCGTGGCGCGCAACCTGCGCGTCTCGCCTCAGAAGCTCAATCTGGTCGCGGGCCTGATCCGCGGCAAGAAGGTGGCGACGGCGCTCGCCGATCTCGAATTCTCTCGCAAGCGGATCGCCCGCGACGTGAAGAAGTGCCTCGAGAGCGCGATCGCCAACGCCGAGAACAACCACGAGCTGGACGTGGACGACCTGGTCGTCGCCGAAGCGCACGTGGGCAAGGGTCTGGTGATGAAGCGGTTCTCGCCCCGAGCGCGCGGTCGCGCCTCGCGCATCGAGAAGCCCTTCTCCCACATCACGATTGTGGTGCGGGAAGTGGAGGAGCGGGCCTGA
- the rpsC gene encoding 30S ribosomal protein S3 — MGQKVNPVGLRLGINRTWDSRWFAGKGEYGQLLHEDIKIRNMLLKQLKQAAVSKVVIERPHKKCRVTIHSARPGVVIGKKGADIDKLRKKVADMTKSEVFINIVEIRKPEIDARLVAESIAQQLERRVAFRRAMKRAVQSAMRLGAEGIRINCSGRLGGAEIARLEWYREGRVPLHTLRADVDYGTATAFTTYGTCGVKVWIFKGEILEHDPMAQDKRLAENEGPSGRPPRRERDRDHGRDRDRDAA, encoded by the coding sequence ATGGGTCAAAAGGTCAATCCGGTCGGGCTGCGGCTCGGCATCAACCGCACCTGGGACAGCCGTTGGTTCGCCGGCAAGGGCGAATATGGCCAGCTGCTGCACGAGGACATCAAGATCCGCAACATGCTGCTCAAGCAGCTGAAGCAGGCCGCGGTGTCCAAGGTGGTGATCGAGCGCCCGCACAAGAAGTGCCGGGTGACGATTCACTCCGCCCGTCCGGGCGTTGTGATCGGCAAGAAGGGCGCCGACATCGACAAGCTGCGCAAGAAGGTCGCCGACATGACCAAGTCGGAGGTCTTCATCAACATCGTTGAGATCCGCAAGCCGGAAATCGACGCGCGCCTTGTCGCCGAGTCCATCGCCCAGCAGCTGGAGCGCCGCGTCGCGTTCCGTCGTGCCATGAAGCGCGCCGTTCAGTCGGCCATGCGCCTCGGCGCGGAGGGCATCCGCATCAACTGCTCTGGCCGTCTCGGCGGAGCGGAGATCGCGCGCCTCGAGTGGTACCGTGAAGGCCGCGTTCCGCTGCATACCTTGCGCGCGGACGTGGATTATGGCACCGCCACCGCCTTCACGACCTACGGGACGTGCGGCGTGAAGGTGTGGATCTTCAAGGGTGAAATCCTCGAGCACGACCCCATGGCTCAGGACAAGCGCCTGGCCGAGAATGAAGGGCCGAGTGGCCGTCCGCCGCGCCGTGAGCGGGATCGCGACCATGGTCGTGACCGCGACCGTGACGCAGCGTGA
- the rplP gene encoding 50S ribosomal protein L16, translating to MLQPKRTKFRKQFKGRISGVAKGGTELNFGEFGLKALEPERVTARQIEAARRALTRHMKRAGRVWIRVFPDVPVSAKPTEVRMGKGKGAPEYWAAKVKPGRIMFEIDGVSVDIAREALTLAAAKLPIKTRFIQRIAE from the coding sequence ATGCTGCAACCGAAGCGCACCAAGTTCCGTAAGCAGTTCAAGGGACGCATTTCTGGCGTCGCCAAGGGCGGTACGGAACTCAATTTCGGCGAGTTCGGCCTCAAGGCCCTCGAGCCGGAGCGCGTGACCGCGCGTCAGATCGAGGCGGCCCGCCGCGCTCTGACCCGTCACATGAAGCGCGCGGGCCGTGTTTGGATCCGCGTGTTCCCCGACGTGCCGGTGTCGGCCAAGCCGACCGAAGTGCGTATGGGTAAGGGCAAGGGCGCCCCTGAATATTGGGCGGCCAAGGTCAAGCCCGGCCGTATCATGTTCGAGATCGACGGCGTGAGCGTGGACATCGCCCGTGAGGCGCTGACCCTCGCAGCGGCCAAGCTGCCGATCAAGACGCGCTTCATCCAGCGCATCGCCGAGTGA
- the rpmC gene encoding 50S ribosomal protein L29 — protein sequence MKAEDVRALSPDQLADELLKLKKEQFNLRFQKATGQLENTARNRQIRRDIARIRTVQNAKRGAAADTK from the coding sequence ATGAAAGCCGAGGACGTTCGGGCCCTCAGCCCCGATCAGCTCGCCGATGAGCTGCTGAAGCTGAAGAAGGAACAGTTCAACCTGCGCTTCCAGAAGGCGACGGGTCAGCTGGAGAATACGGCACGGAACCGCCAGATCCGCCGCGACATCGCGCGGATCCGGACCGTGCAGAATGCCAAGCGCGGCGCTGCCGCGGATACGAAGTGA
- the rpsQ gene encoding 30S ribosomal protein S17: MPKRVLQGVVVSDKQDKTVVVRVERRFTHPLLKKTVRRSKKYHAHDEANAWNVGDTVWIEEHRPLSKLKNWIVVQGEKRAEV; encoded by the coding sequence ATGCCGAAGCGCGTGCTCCAAGGCGTCGTGGTGAGCGACAAGCAGGATAAGACCGTCGTGGTCCGGGTGGAGCGTCGCTTCACCCACCCCCTGCTGAAGAAGACCGTTCGTCGGTCCAAGAAGTATCATGCCCATGACGAGGCGAATGCCTGGAATGTGGGTGATACGGTGTGGATCGAGGAGCATCGGCCCCTGTCCAAGCTCAAGAACTGGATCGTGGTCCAGGGCGAGAAGCGGGCCGAGGTCTGA
- the rplN gene encoding 50S ribosomal protein L14, translating into MIQMQTNLDVADNSGARRVMCIKVLGGSKRKYAHVGDIIVVSVKEAIPRGRVKKGDVMKAVVVRTAKDIRRVDGSVIRFDRNAAVLINNQKEPVGTRIFGPVPRELRAKNHMKIISLAPEVL; encoded by the coding sequence ATGATCCAGATGCAGACCAATCTCGACGTGGCGGACAATTCCGGTGCGCGTCGCGTCATGTGCATCAAGGTGCTGGGCGGATCGAAGCGGAAATATGCTCACGTTGGCGACATCATCGTGGTGTCGGTCAAGGAAGCCATTCCGCGCGGTCGCGTGAAGAAGGGCGATGTGATGAAGGCGGTCGTGGTTCGCACGGCCAAGGACATCCGTCGGGTTGATGGTTCGGTGATCCGCTTCGACCGCAATGCGGCCGTGCTGATCAACAACCAGAAGGAGCCGGTGGGCACCCGCATCTTCGGGCCGGTTCCGCGCGAGCTCCGCGCGAAGAACCACATGAAGATCATCTCGCTGGCGCCGGAGGTGCTGTGA
- the rplX gene encoding 50S ribosomal protein L24, with protein MAAKVKKGDKVVVLSGRDKGRTGEVLQVLPKEETALVRGVNIVKRHQRQTANQEGGIISKEAPIHLSNIAVADPKDGKPTRVGFQVLEDGTKVRVAKRSGERIDG; from the coding sequence ATGGCCGCTAAAGTCAAGAAGGGCGACAAGGTCGTCGTCCTCTCCGGCCGCGACAAGGGTCGCACCGGCGAGGTCCTTCAGGTCCTGCCGAAGGAAGAGACCGCGCTGGTGCGCGGGGTGAACATCGTCAAGCGCCACCAGCGCCAGACCGCGAACCAGGAAGGTGGGATCATCTCCAAGGAGGCCCCCATCCACCTGTCGAACATCGCGGTGGCGGACCCCAAGGACGGCAAGCCGACCCGGGTGGGTTTCCAGGTGCTTGAGGACGGGACCAAGGTCCGCGTGGCCAAGCGTTCCGGGGAGAGGATCGATGGCTGA
- the rplE gene encoding 50S ribosomal protein L5, which yields MAEVNYTPRLRTYYDEVVRPKMIEQFGYKNPMEVPTIEKIVINMGVGEATADTKKVTTAAADLGRIAGQKPVVTRARKAISNFKLRENQPVGAKVTLRKARMFEFLDRLVTIALPRVRDFRGLNPKSFDGRGNYAMGIKEHIVFPEINYDQVEQIWGMDIIVCTTAKTDDEARALLKAFNFPFRQ from the coding sequence ATGGCTGAGGTCAATTACACGCCGCGCCTGCGCACCTATTATGACGAGGTGGTGCGGCCGAAGATGATCGAGCAGTTCGGCTACAAGAACCCCATGGAAGTGCCCACGATCGAGAAGATCGTGATCAACATGGGCGTGGGCGAAGCCACCGCCGACACCAAGAAGGTGACCACCGCCGCTGCGGATCTGGGTCGCATCGCCGGCCAGAAGCCGGTTGTCACCCGCGCCCGCAAGGCGATCTCGAACTTCAAGCTGCGCGAGAACCAGCCGGTCGGCGCGAAGGTCACCCTTCGCAAGGCGCGCATGTTCGAATTTCTGGATCGCCTGGTCACGATCGCGCTTCCCCGCGTTCGCGACTTCCGCGGCCTGAACCCGAAGAGCTTCGATGGCCGCGGCAACTATGCCATGGGCATCAAGGAGCACATCGTGTTCCCCGAGATCAACTATGACCAGGTCGAGCAGATCTGGGGCATGGATATCATCGTTTGCACCACCGCAAAGACGGATGACGAAGCCCGGGCGCTTTTGAAGGCGTTCAACTTCCCTTTCCGTCAGTGA
- the rpsN gene encoding 30S ribosomal protein S14: MAKKSAIETNERRRKLSQQLAAKRDGLKAIVNDKTLPIEERFAATLKLAQMPRNSAKIRVRNRCEVTGRPRAFYRKLKMSRIALRELGSQGLVPGLVKSSW, encoded by the coding sequence ATGGCGAAGAAAAGCGCGATCGAGACCAACGAGCGTCGCCGCAAGCTGTCGCAACAGCTGGCTGCGAAGCGCGATGGCCTCAAGGCGATCGTGAATGACAAGACGCTGCCGATCGAGGAGCGCTTTGCGGCGACCCTCAAGCTCGCGCAGATGCCGCGCAATTCGGCGAAGATTCGGGTGCGTAACCGTTGCGAAGTGACGGGCCGCCCGCGCGCCTTTTACCGCAAGCTCAAGATGAGCCGTATCGCGCTGCGCGAACTCGGCTCCCAGGGACTTGTCCCCGGTCTTGTGAAGTCGAGCTGGTGA